CGCCCCGGGCGCAATCGCGCTCACCACGATCCGGTCCTGCGCGAGCCGCAGCGCCATGCGCCGCGTGAGCTGGATCAGGCCGGCCTTGCTCGCCGCATACGAATAAGTCTCCTGCGGATTCACCGAAATGCCGTCGATGGATGCGATGTTGATCACCTTCGCGAGGTGGTCGGTTGCGGCCTTCTTGAGCATCGGCGTCAGTGCCTGGGTCAGGAAGAAGGGCGTCTTGAGGTTCAGGTCCACCACCTTGTCCCAGCCGCTTTCGGGAAATTCGTCGTACGGCGCGCCCCAGGCTGCGCCGGCATTGTTGACCAGGATGTCGAGCGCATCTTCATGCTTCGCATAGGCATCGACCAGCGCCTGCGCGCCTTCCAGCGTCGACACGTCGGCCGGCAGCGACACGCAAGGACCGAAGGCCGAAAGCTCCTTGGCGGCCTGGTCGCAGGCCGCGGCCTTGCGGGCCGAGATGTACACGCGCGCGCCCTGGGCCAGGAAGCCCTCGGCGATCATGCGGCCGATGCCGCGCGAGCCGCCGGTGATCAAGGCGCTGCGGCCCTTCAGCGAGAAGAGTTGGGTGGTGTCCATGGTGCAGGTGTCTCCTGAATGAAAAATTTCAGGAAACGAGCTTAGTGCGCCGCGTGCCCGCGGCGCGTCACCTTGGCGGCAGTGCCAGGCTGCGCGGGCTCGTGAAGCTGCGCAGCTCGCCGCTCACCGGATCCTGGAACGCCACCGACTTGGCCAGCAGCTGCAGGGGCTTGTCGAAGTCGTCCCTGCCGGACGGCAGCAGCACGGGGTAGAACGGATCGTTCACGATCGGCATGCCCAGCGCCATGCAGTGCACCCGCAGCTGGTGCTTGCGGCCCGTGACCGGCGAGAGCGCCAGCAGGGCGTGGCCTCCCGCCGTCTGCTGCACG
This genomic window from Variovorax paradoxus contains:
- a CDS encoding SDR family oxidoreductase: MDTTQLFSLKGRSALITGGSRGIGRMIAEGFLAQGARVYISARKAAACDQAAKELSAFGPCVSLPADVSTLEGAQALVDAYAKHEDALDILVNNAGAAWGAPYDEFPESGWDKVVDLNLKTPFFLTQALTPMLKKAATDHLAKVINIASIDGISVNPQETYSYAASKAGLIQLTRRMALRLAQDRIVVSAIAPGAFASDMNKLARDHGDEVKERIPAGRIGVPEDMAGAAIYLASRAGDYVMGSTLVVDGGVTHAR